The Limanda limanda chromosome 13, fLimLim1.1, whole genome shotgun sequence region CGTCAATATCAACGAACTTCTGGAGAATcataagtttttatttaatttctaatGGATCCATTCATAACGTATCTGAATTACACACACGTTGAACACTAACTAAACAattcagcttgtcctcacctgtcccgtGAACATTTAAAAGTCCAGTTTTTTCTCAGAGCTTCACTgagtttctgtctctttataGAACCCCTGGCTCAGGACGCCACTGATCACTCTCATACGTTTCTGGGAACATACAACAGATCTGCTGAATCAAGTCTATTTAAAAGTGTGTGACTCCTGCTCCCACCCACAATGAGACGAGGGACTTTAATGTCAATTCCAACACCTAACAAAGACCCAAGAGTTAAACTCAGACTACAAACTGCTGACTTACCCAGATGAGTGTGATAGTGCAGGTTTGACATCTGACAATATTCAATCAGTTCTAATATAAGATTGTCTTTATGGACAGATGGGTTTATAGTTTATCTGAATTTGTATATGAATGTGTTGAGTATTTTGATCTTTGAAGCTGTTTAGTCTGTGTAAAGAAATTGACTCAATGTTACCGGCTGGTTCCTCAGTTAGAATCTCAGTGTGTGCATCGGGAGCATTCTCCGTGTTCCACCAGGATTTAATGTGAATGATGACTCAGGAGACAGTTGTTCAGTTTCCTGCTCTTTAATCCAGCAGAGTTTCAacagaaaggtgtgtgtgtttgtgtatgtgtgtggttcTACAAATAAAAGCACACTCATAATAAAGCTAATCATCAGCCACAACTATCCAGTAGCCTTTAGCTTAGCTACAATGCACAGGCTAAAACACAAGCCAACAAGGAATAAAGCAGTCACGAGGTTtacacaacagagacacacacaagaatGCAGTGACGACGTGGCCGACAAATAAACAACTAACGTACTTTGCtttggacgcacacacacagggaaacaacTGTGGTTGAACTGTACAGCAGAGCAGCTCTTCAGGttaacactgaaacacacactcagcaaagtgtgtgtgtgtgtgtgtaggtcccAGGATTCTCTGATCTGGTGAAAGTTATTGTACGAAGCAGATGCCTGTTGGCAGGTTGTGTTAGTGTCTACTCACATGAGGAAAAGGTTCTGGGATAAGTATACAACACAGCAGCTTTATAAATGAGCAGAGTAACTAGAAATTACAAGGATTAATAAAACGTACAAGGTTATagcattcattaaaagaaacagacCTATATTTCGTATTTAATGGAGAATGCActaagataaaaaaacatttactttattcACGTATTTGAAAGTATATTATTAGAATTCCTTATTCTTTGTTAGTTCCCTGTACTGTGCTGTTACTGgttaacaccccccccccttagaTAGTGTTAAAACACTGGTATTGACAGATCATAACATTGACATTAACTCACACTCTGGGATTATATTATAAGTGTTTTGTTGTTACAAATGTGTGAGGTTAATTAATAGTAAGATGGTTTATGTTTACTAGTGTCCCACTGTTAACAACCTGAAGTTGTGTCGGGAACTAGTTTTGTGTGATTTAACTCATCTTAAAAAAGGTAAATATGTAATTATATTCTtgttatatttaatattcagGGTTAATTCATTTTCCAAATCCACTGATATGCTTTCTGCGCCCTGGTCTTGATTCTTTAGTGCTTCACACACAATGTACGTTTGTGAGTGTGCGGCACTGCTGCGCCACTAGAGGGGGCCTTTGAGTGGATctaacatgggggggggggggactatacttggaggaggcaggagaatAAATATTCAACTTTCATGTCCAAAGTTCTGACCTCTacaatatttgtttgtattttagtcactgtgtttgtatgtaattATTTTTCAGAGCAGTAACTTAACTGAAGTAAATGTAACTGActacaaatgttttttaaataacatgaaatcaatctaaacaaaaacataatatttaCTTTTTGTTAACCGTgattatataattaatatttgTGAATTTGTGATGCAGTCTAAAGGCAAACAATggaatattttatgttttcaaacAAACCGTCAAGTACTATCCACAATACATCAAATAGAAAATGAACGaacaagctggaggaagagaatCAAAGAATCTATCTGGCAGGAGGACAACACTCATGTAACTGAGGTGGAGAATATAAGTATTAAAAAGACATAATTATTGAAGAGGCCAAACACATTGTTATGAACGCGGAGTCGCTCTGAAGACTCGGAGGCTCCCGGGTGTTTCAGAGAGATGCTGCTGCAAACAGAACTGTGAGGAGCTCGGTCTCGAGGATCCACTCGTCTCCACCAGCTTGGTCCTGATGGGTTCTTCTGTGTGACCTGATTCTCAGCTGTTCTCTCAACGGTGTGGATTAGAAACACTTTAGGAAATAGTTTTGATTATGTGGCTCTTCACTTCTGTGGCTTCTTGTGCGTCGTGTCCATGAAACACAGAACTGCTCCTCTGCCACATATTTCCCAGCATGTGACTGTACTGTCTGTGACCCTGTAACCTCCTAACAGAGACACGTCTAATTCTCTTCTCCATCAGGTGCTGCAGTGATGTGGTTTCTCACCAGTGAGGACTCTGGTCACCTTCAGTCAGTTCACCACAACACGGGAAATCTCTCCCACATCTTCAGGGATTAACAACTTCTCCTCCGTGTGGACCCTAATGTGCTTTCTTAAGGATGCTGCATGAATAAAGCTCATCCCACACATGTTGCAGATATAAggcttctcacctgtgtggAGTCTCATGTGACCTCTCAGGGCTGACCTCTGTTTGAAATTTTTCCCGCatatttcacagaaaaatggTCTCTCGCCCGTGTGGCGACGAATGTGCTCCTCCAAGTGAACCTTCCGAGTAAATGTCTTCCCGCAGAAGTCACAAGAAAAGGGCCTCTCCCCCGTGTGGACCCTCAGGTGAAGGGTCAACCTGGACTTACAGAGAAAAGCTTTCCCACAAGTGTCACAAGAATACggcttctcacctgtgtggGCTCTCATGTGGACCAGCATGTTTGAATTGGTCAAGAAGGTTTTCTGACATAGTTCACATGAGAACGGCCTCTCACCCGTGTGGAGTCTCATGTGAACTCTCAGGGCCGACCTCTGCTTGAAACTTTTCCCACAGAGTTTGCAGAAAAACGGTCTCTCGCCCGTGTGACGACTGATGTGCTCCTCCAAGTGAACCTTCCGACCGAAGGTTTTCCCGCAGGTTTCACAAGGAAAAGGCCTCTCACCCGTGTGGGTTCTTTTGTGTGTTCTCAATGCAGAGTTGTTGCTAAATTGTTTCCCACATGTGTTGCAGGTGTACggcttctcacctgtgtggTTTCTCATGTGGATCAAAAAGCCCAacttagaggtgagaaatttccCACAAGTTTCACAAGAAAACGACTTCTCACCTGTGTGGATTCTCAgatgtttgtccagtttggacttAGCATCAAACACTTTTCCACAAGTGTCACAGGAGAAAGACGTCTCCCCTGTGTGAGTGGAGCAGGGACTCTGTGTCGGGGGGGAGTTGTGTCTCTGGGACTCTTCTTCTCTAGCTGGTCCTGGGTCCACAtgctcacttcctctctgagctgGGCTCTCAGCTCCAGGAGAGATgtgggagaggagctgctgctcactggTTGGTTCACTGTGGTCACTTCCCTCATAAGGAGACGTCAACATGAAGGTCTCGTCCTCCTGCTTCAGGAcaagctgctctccctcctgactGGTAcagagctcctcctgctcctctttaatctgtggaggCTCTGGAtcctcttggtccagactggGGTTCCTCTCCTGGTCAGtgagaagctcctcctccttacaGACATGTTGCTGTGGAGGCTCTGGAGGATCTGGAGAATCTGGAGAATCTGGAGGAACAAAGAGACAAGAGATCAGTcatgtgatggagagagaacCAATAAAAACACGTTAAATCCTTCAGGATCCTACGAGTCCTGTTCCTGTGTTagtctctcagtccattcagcttgtcctcacctgtcctctggctCTCTATCTCAGGGCTCCAAACGATGTCCAACAGTCGGCGCTGTGGATCCATCTCCTCGTTGAAGTGGATAATGTTCCCGCTGACTCCAGGTCTTTCTCCAGGTCTTTCTCCAGGtctttctccagcagcagcaggatcctCTTGGTCCAGACCTGAGTTCCTGTCCCGGGCACGGAGCTGCTGGGCAGTGAgagtcttcctcttcttccagaCATGTTTCCGCGGGAACTCTGCAGGTAGGAGGAGTCAGAGTCAACAGCAAACTGGGTTTTAAAAGTCTTTGTCAAAAGTGTATTTGTCTCATTAATAACCGTCGTGTAGGTTCTACTTCTCACACAAaagattaaatatataaaaaactaatttaacgAGAGGATGTGAGCACTGACACACTTTGACTCATTCATATGAACATTTgggaaacaggaaacattaaaatCTGCAGTGATATTTGTGATAGTGAGGCATGAATCCTCAATAACATGAATCAAATCCTGATCAGACACCATCAAAGTCcattcagcttgtcctcacctgtcctgtgttagtgtctcagtccattcagcgtgtcctcacctgtcctgtgttagtgtctcagtccattcagcttgtcctcacctgtcctgtgttagtgtctcagtccattcagcttgtcctcacctgtcctgtgttagtgtctctcagtccattcagtgtgtcctcacctgtcctgtgttagtgtgtctcagtccattcagcttgtcctcacctgtcctgtgttagtgtctctcagtccattcagcgtgtcctcacctgtcctgtgttagtgtctctcagtccattcagcttgtcctcacctgtcctgtgttagtgtctctcagtccattcagtgtgtcctcacctgtcctgtgttagtgtctctcagtccattcagcgtgtcctcacctgtcctgtgttagtgtctctcagtccattcagcttgtcctcacctgtcctgtgttagtgtctctgtccattcagcttgtcctcacctgtcctgtgttagtgtctctcagtccattcagcttgtcctcacctgtcctgtgttagtgtctctcagtccattcagcttgtcctcacctgtcctgtgttagtgtctctcagtccattcagcttgtcctcacctgtcctgtgttagtgtctctcagtccattcagcttgtcctcacctgtcctgtgttagtgtctcagtccattcagcttgtcctcacctgtcctgtgttagtgtctctcagtccattcagcgtgtcctcacctgtcctatgttagtgtctctcagtccattcagcgtgtcctcacctgtcctgtgttagtgtctctcagtccattcagcttgtcctcacctgtcctgtgttagtgtctctcagtccattcagcttgtcctaacctgtcctgtgttagtgtctctcagtccattcagcttgtcctcacctgtcctgtgttagtgtctctcagtccattcagcttgtcctcacctgtcctgtgttagtgtctctcagtccattcagcttgtcctcacctgtcctgtgtaGGTGtgtctcagtccattcagcgtgtcctcacctgtcctgtgttagtgtctcagtccattcagcttgtcctcacctgtcctgtgttagtgtctcagtccattcagcttgtcctcacctgtcctgtgttagtgtctctcagtccattcagcgtgtcctcacctgtcctgtgttagtgtctctcagtccattcagcttgtcctcacctgtcctgtgttagtgtctctcagtccattcagcttgtcctcacctgtcctgtgttagtgtgtctcagtccattcagcgtgtcctgacctgtcctgtgttagtgtctcagtccattcagcttgtcctcacctgtcctgtgttagtgtctcagtccattcagcttgtcctcacctgtcctgtgttagtgtctctcagtccattcagcgtgtcctcacctgtcctgtgttagtgtctctcagtccattcagcttgtcctcacctgtcctgtgttagtgtctctcagtccattcagcttgtcctcacctgtcctgtgttagtgtctctcagtccattcagcttgtcctcacctgtcctgtgttcgtgtctcagtccattcagcgtgtcctcacctgtcctgtgttagtgtctctcagtccattcagcttgtcctcacctgtcctgtgttagtgtctcagtccattcagcttgtcctcacctgtcctgtgttagtctctcagtccattcagcttgtcctcacctgtcctgtgttagtgtctcagtccattcagcgtgtcctcacctgtcctgtgttagtgtctctcagtccattcagcgtgtcctcacctgtcctgtgttagtgtctctcagtccattcagcgtgtcctcacctgtcctgtgttagtgtctctcagtccattcagcgtgtcctcacctgtcctgtgttagtgtctctcagtccattcagcgtgtcctcacctgtcctgtgttagtgtctctcagtccattcagcgtgtcctcacctgtcctgtgtaGCTTTATCTCCGGGTTCCACACGATGTCCAACAGTCTTCTCTGTCGATCGATCTCGTCCTCGTACTCGAGGACAGTTTGTTCGAACACTCTGAATatctcttcagcagcagcagtgagtcgCTGGTGGACAAAGTCTCTCAGACACTGAACTGAAGACATCGTTGCTTCATCAGCGCTCGAACATTTATCTGCGACACGACGACACCATCGTCTTCCAGCGAActgcacacatccacacagctAGCTCACAGCTAGCCAGGCTAACACTTCCGGTCTGCGCGCCAGCTTGCTGCCATGTCCCGGAAGTGGAAGTGAGTTACTTCCGCTTCAGAGCTTTTCCGTTAATAAATTAAGATTCTGAGTAAACTGACCGGAAGTGTTTCAGCGGTCGCCACAATAAGAGCCGTTTGATTTTTCTATATGATGAGGAAAGGAGCTTTGATTCCTAAATGATCTCcttcagcagaggaaacactgaaccatccttAATGAAAGGACATGTCCCACAAGTCTTTGAGGCAGCTGAATTTAAAGTGACACCAGCTCGTAGTttcacctggacacacacacataaaataaaaataactatcAGCTTTTATTATCCTGAAAAGAAGCAGAACTGATGAGAATCCTCACATTGATCTGAGCTCCTGATTTCTTCCGTCACATCGTCAACAACAATCATTATGAACAGTTTTTCAATAAGATATATTAGCGTTATTTCCTGTTGGTGATTATTCAATGTCTCCTCTgtacaaactgaaaacatattttcccaGATTCTGTACAAACCAGGAAACGTTCCTTTAACTCTTTCAAAAGAACAAACCTCCAGGTGATAAAGTGAAGATCTATTTGGGACATGACGGTTTGCAGGGCGGAGCCGGAGAAGCCAGAGCTGTGTCGTCAGCAGGCAAGAGAAAATATGTCAGAAATAAAACTCAATATTTCTCCTCATATACAGCATCATAACAACatgctgtgtttgtatgttaaTATGTTTCCATGCAATAACTTGTTGTGAAGGTGACTAactaaaaagtatttttcttgggatatgtaaagaaaaaaataacatgtgaaTCCAAGTAAAAATATCAGACTTTCTTTTTATTAACACACATGTGTTATTTAATATCTGTGAATTCCAGATGGAGTATAAAGACAATCAATGGAATATTTAAAGTTTTCATATAAGTTATATATTATAAACTCATTCTGTATGTTAATGACAGCACAGTGGCTGCAGCTGTCAGGTAAACAAACTGCCAAGTACTATCAAGTGAATTCAATCCCACAATACATCAAATAGAAAATGAACAaacaagctggaggaagagaatCAAAGAATCTATTTGGCAGGATGACCACACTCATATAACTGAGGTGgagaatataaatattaaaaagacaTAATTATTGAAGACACGTCTAATTCTCTTCTCCATCAGGTGCTGCAGCGATGTGGTTTCTCACCAGTGAGGACTCTGGTCACGTTCAGTCAATTCACCACAACACGGGAAATCTCTCCCACATCTTCAGGGATTAACAACTTCTCCTCCGTGTGGATCCTAATGTGCTTTCTTAAGGATGTTGGATAAATGAAACTCCTCCCACACGTGCTGCAGATACACGGCTTCTCACCCGTGTGGAGTCTCATGTGGACCAGCAAGTTTGTTTTGACCAAGAAGGTTTTCTGACATATTTCACATGAGAACGGCCTCTCACCCGTGTGAACTCTCATGTGCACTCTCAGGGCCGACCTCTGTTTGTAATTTTTCCCACATAGTTTGCAGAAAAACGGTCTTTCTCCCGTGTGACGACTGATGTGCTCTTGCAGGTGAACCTTCCGACTGAACGTTTGCCCGCAGAAGTCACAAGAATACGGCCTCTCCCCCGTGTGGACCCTCAGATGTAGGGTCAACCTGGACTTACAGAGAAAAGCTTTCCCACAAGTGTCACATGAAAACGGCCTCTCTCCTGTGTGGATTCTCACATGCGTGTTCAGTTTGGACTTGGTCATAAACACTTTTCCACAAATGTCACACATGAAAGACGTCTCCCCTGTGTGAGTGGAGCAGGGACTCTGTGTCGGGGGGGAGTTGTGTCTCTGGGACTCTTCTTCTCTAGCTGGTCCTGGGTCCACAtgctcacttcct contains the following coding sequences:
- the LOC133018535 gene encoding gastrula zinc finger protein XlCGF57.1-like isoform X1 translates to MSSVQCLRDFVHQRLTAAAEEIFRVFEQTVLEYEDEIDRQRRLLDIVWNPEIKLHRTEFPRKHVWKKRKTLTAQQLRARDRNSGLDQEDPAAAGERPGERPGERPGVSGNIIHFNEEMDPQRRLLDIVWSPEIESQRTDSPDSPDPPEPPQQHVCKEEELLTDQERNPSLDQEDPEPPQIKEEQEELCTSQEGEQLVLKQEDETFMLTSPYEGSDHSEPTSEQQLLSHISPGAESPAQRGSEHVDPGPAREEESQRHNSPPTQSPCSTHTGETSFSCDTCGKVFDAKSKLDKHLRIHTGEKSFSCETCGKFLTSKLGFLIHMRNHTGEKPYTCNTCGKQFSNNSALRTHKRTHTGERPFPCETCGKTFGRKVHLEEHISRHTGERPFFCKLCGKSFKQRSALRVHMRLHTGERPFSCELCQKTFLTNSNMLVHMRAHTGEKPYSCDTCGKAFLCKSRLTLHLRVHTGERPFSCDFCGKTFTRKVHLEEHIRRHTGERPFFCEICGKNFKQRSALRGHMRLHTGEKPYICNMCGMSFIHAASLRKHIRVHTEEKLLIPEDVGEISRVVVN
- the LOC133018535 gene encoding gastrula zinc finger protein XlCGF57.1-like isoform X2; amino-acid sequence: MSSVQCLRDFVHQRLTAAAEEIFRVFEQTVLEYEDEIDRQRRLLDIVWNPEIKLHRTEFPRKHVWKKRKTLTAQQLRARDRNSGLDQEDPAAAGERPGERPGERPGVSGNIIHFNEEMDPQRRLLDIVWSPEIESQRTDSPDPPEPPQQHVCKEEELLTDQERNPSLDQEDPEPPQIKEEQEELCTSQEGEQLVLKQEDETFMLTSPYEGSDHSEPTSEQQLLSHISPGAESPAQRGSEHVDPGPAREEESQRHNSPPTQSPCSTHTGETSFSCDTCGKVFDAKSKLDKHLRIHTGEKSFSCETCGKFLTSKLGFLIHMRNHTGEKPYTCNTCGKQFSNNSALRTHKRTHTGERPFPCETCGKTFGRKVHLEEHISRHTGERPFFCKLCGKSFKQRSALRVHMRLHTGERPFSCELCQKTFLTNSNMLVHMRAHTGEKPYSCDTCGKAFLCKSRLTLHLRVHTGERPFSCDFCGKTFTRKVHLEEHIRRHTGERPFFCEICGKNFKQRSALRGHMRLHTGEKPYICNMCGMSFIHAASLRKHIRVHTEEKLLIPEDVGEISRVVVN